A single Streptomyces mirabilis DNA region contains:
- a CDS encoding APC family permease, with protein sequence MAVQEGVVPEAAGTAETPGGTVHRLKPNAIGLLGVVFMAVATAAPITAMTGNVPFMVSAGNGIGAPASYLVAMVVLAIFAVGFTSMAKHITSTGAFYGFISYGLGRTAGLASGLLATFAYVVFEPALIGIFSTFATGTLKDQTGLDVPWWAFAILMLAVNATGTWFGVSVAEKLLVVLLATEVTVLAAMAVSVALHGGGPHGFTFGPVNPVNAFKGTSAGLGLFFAFWSWVGFESTAMYGEESRDPKKIIPKATMISVLGVGVFYVFVSWMAIIGNGESEAVTAASSSNPLALFFNPTEHYVGHWAVDVMQWLMITGSLACGMAFHNCAARYMYALGREGVLPSLQRTIGRTHPQHGSPHIAGLVQTVVSAVLIAAFWLAGKDPYTGTYVLLAILGTMAILVVQAVCSFAVLAYFRKNHPESRHWFRTFTAPLVGGLAMLGVVVLLVSNMGAAAGTESGSLVLKATPWIVALIAAGGVAYATYLKRRAPQRYALLGRTVLEETKER encoded by the coding sequence ATGGCAGTGCAAGAGGGCGTGGTCCCTGAGGCGGCGGGCACAGCGGAGACCCCCGGAGGCACAGTTCACCGGCTCAAGCCGAACGCGATCGGGCTGCTGGGCGTGGTCTTCATGGCCGTCGCCACCGCCGCCCCGATCACCGCCATGACGGGCAACGTGCCCTTCATGGTCTCCGCCGGCAACGGCATCGGCGCCCCGGCGAGCTATCTCGTCGCAATGGTCGTCCTGGCGATCTTTGCGGTCGGCTTCACCTCGATGGCGAAGCACATCACCTCCACCGGCGCCTTCTACGGCTTCATCTCCTACGGTCTCGGCCGCACCGCGGGACTCGCCTCGGGACTTCTCGCGACCTTCGCGTACGTCGTCTTCGAGCCGGCCCTGATCGGTATCTTCTCGACCTTCGCCACCGGAACCCTCAAGGACCAGACGGGACTTGACGTGCCCTGGTGGGCGTTCGCGATCCTGATGCTCGCCGTCAACGCGACGGGCACGTGGTTCGGGGTGTCCGTCGCCGAGAAGCTGCTCGTCGTGCTGCTGGCCACCGAGGTGACGGTCCTGGCCGCCATGGCCGTCTCCGTCGCCCTGCACGGCGGCGGCCCGCACGGCTTCACCTTCGGCCCGGTCAACCCGGTCAACGCCTTCAAGGGGACCTCGGCGGGCCTCGGCCTCTTCTTCGCCTTCTGGTCGTGGGTCGGCTTCGAGTCCACGGCGATGTACGGCGAGGAGTCCCGCGACCCGAAGAAGATCATCCCCAAGGCGACGATGATCTCCGTACTGGGCGTCGGCGTCTTCTACGTCTTCGTCTCCTGGATGGCCATCATCGGCAACGGCGAGAGCGAGGCCGTCACGGCCGCCTCCTCCTCGAACCCGCTCGCCCTGTTCTTCAACCCCACCGAGCACTACGTCGGTCACTGGGCCGTCGACGTCATGCAGTGGCTGATGATCACCGGCTCGCTGGCCTGCGGCATGGCCTTCCACAACTGCGCCGCCCGTTACATGTACGCGCTGGGCCGCGAGGGCGTCCTCCCCTCGCTCCAGCGCACGATCGGCCGCACCCACCCCCAGCACGGCTCCCCGCACATCGCGGGCCTCGTCCAGACGGTCGTCAGCGCCGTCCTCATCGCCGCGTTCTGGCTCGCCGGCAAGGACCCGTACACCGGTACGTACGTCCTGCTCGCCATCCTCGGCACGATGGCCATCCTGGTGGTGCAGGCGGTCTGCTCCTTCGCGGTGCTGGCGTACTTCCGCAAGAACCACCCCGAGAGCAGGCACTGGTTCAGGACCTTCACCGCCCCGCTCGTCGGCGGCCTCGCGATGCTCGGCGTGGTCGTCCTGCTGGTGTCCAACATGGGCGCCGCGGCCGGCACGGAGTCCGGCTCCCTCGTGCTGAAGGCGACCCCCTGGATCGTCGCCCTGATCGCGGCGGGCGGCGTGGCGTACGCGACGTACCTCAAGCGCCGCGCACCGCAGCGGTACGCCCTGCTCGGGCGGACGGTCCTGGAGGAGACCAAGGAGCGGTAG
- a CDS encoding GbsR/MarR family transcriptional regulator: MAEPETVGPKAVGAVGRDAEAVSRFVEHFAAQLVQAGMPRMPSRVFGALLASDTGALTSVELGEQLQISPAAVSGAVRYLAQVHMVSREREPGSRRERYRVHSDQWYEALTNREAIIKRWEDALREGVASLGADTPAGGRLAETLAFFEFMEGELESMMDRWRVHRERHFGEG, from the coding sequence ATGGCAGAGCCGGAGACGGTGGGACCGAAGGCGGTGGGAGCGGTGGGCCGGGACGCGGAGGCGGTCTCGCGGTTCGTCGAGCACTTCGCGGCGCAACTCGTGCAGGCCGGGATGCCCCGGATGCCGTCCCGGGTCTTCGGCGCGCTGCTCGCCTCGGACACCGGCGCTCTGACCTCGGTCGAACTGGGCGAGCAACTGCAGATCAGCCCCGCGGCGGTCTCCGGTGCGGTGCGCTATCTCGCGCAGGTGCACATGGTGTCGCGCGAGCGGGAACCCGGTTCGCGCCGGGAGCGGTACCGCGTGCACAGCGACCAGTGGTACGAGGCGCTCACCAATCGTGAGGCGATCATCAAGCGCTGGGAGGACGCCCTGCGCGAGGGCGTCGCCAGCCTGGGCGCGGACACCCCGGCGGGCGGCCGGCTCGCGGAGACCCTTGCCTTCTTCGAGTTCATGGAGGGCGAGCTGGAGTCGATGATGGACCGCTGGCGGGTCCACCGGGAGCGGCACTTCGGCGAGGGCTGA
- a CDS encoding ABC transporter ATP-binding protein, with translation MTKGRAKGLAKGTTKAITVSGLHKSFGATHALDGLDLDVEAGEVHGFLGPNGSGKSTTIRVLLGLLRGDAGAAQVLGRDPWADAVELHRRVAYVPGDVTLWRNLSGGEVIDLYGRLRGGLDRARRAELIERFELDPTKKGRTYSKGNRQKVALVAAFASDVDLLILDEPTSGLDPLMEEVFQRCVEEERDRGRTVLLSSHILSEVEELCDRVSIIRKGRTVESGTLADLRHLTRTSVTAELAGPPNGLAHLPGVHDLDIQGHRVRLQVETDKIDAVLRSLTDSGVRSLTSTPPTLEELFLRHYQDDVRANGEGAMAR, from the coding sequence ATGACGAAGGGCAGGGCCAAGGGCCTGGCGAAGGGCACGACGAAGGCGATCACCGTCTCCGGGCTGCACAAGTCGTTCGGCGCGACACACGCGCTGGACGGTCTCGACCTGGACGTCGAAGCCGGCGAGGTGCACGGCTTCCTCGGTCCGAACGGCTCCGGGAAGTCCACCACCATCCGGGTCCTGCTGGGCCTGCTGCGAGGCGACGCGGGCGCGGCGCAGGTGCTGGGCCGGGACCCCTGGGCGGACGCGGTGGAACTGCACCGCCGGGTCGCCTACGTACCCGGTGACGTCACCCTGTGGCGCAACCTCTCCGGCGGCGAGGTCATCGACCTGTACGGGCGGCTGCGCGGGGGGCTCGACCGGGCGCGGCGGGCGGAACTGATCGAACGCTTCGAACTCGACCCCACCAAGAAGGGACGCACCTACTCCAAGGGCAACCGGCAGAAGGTTGCCCTCGTCGCCGCCTTCGCCTCGGACGTCGACCTGCTGATCCTCGACGAGCCCACATCGGGTCTCGACCCGCTGATGGAGGAGGTCTTCCAGCGGTGCGTCGAGGAGGAACGCGACCGCGGCCGGACCGTCCTGCTCTCCTCGCACATCCTCAGCGAGGTGGAGGAGCTGTGCGACCGCGTCAGCATCATCCGCAAGGGCCGCACCGTCGAGAGCGGCACCCTCGCCGACCTGCGCCATCTGACCCGTACCAGCGTCACCGCCGAACTCGCGGGACCGCCCAACGGGCTGGCACACCTGCCCGGCGTGCACGACCTGGACATCCAGGGCCACCGGGTCAGGCTCCAGGTCGAGACCGACAAGATCGACGCCGTACTGCGCTCGCTCACCGACTCGGGCGTACGGTCGCTGACCTCGACGCCGCCGACCCTGGAGGAACTGTTCCTGCGGCACTACCAGGACGACGTCCGGGCGAACGGTGAAGGGGCGATGGCGCGATGA
- a CDS encoding ABC transporter permease, with protein sequence MTAATTAVRGATRPRGYRQLAGTGTLLRFSLRRDRLMMPLWVGVIGLLVLSMPNSLKSVYGTAAERADLARQMLTNTSLRATYGPVFDDSLGGLTAWRIGGYAGLFAGIMSLLVVVRHTREEEESGRQELLSSAMVGRRAPLTAALLAALVANGVLALLIAGGLAGRGGAGALALGLGVGGVGMVFATMAAIVAQLTESARLAKGLTGGLLGAAFVLRAAGDSSTNDGSSVLTWVSPLGWLENERPFAQERWWVLPLFVAAVAIQGAVAYELAGRRDVGMSFLPTRPGPARGRLGSAGALAWRLQRGAVLGWSLGFLAAGAAFGGITKGAADLVGSNDKTRQIIERMGGQSGITDAFLAAMVGMLGMVAALYVVSSVLRLHGEETSQRAEPVLANAVGRLRWAGGHLVVAFGGAALIMALGGLGLGLGYGHELGPVLGACLVQVAAVWTLGGLAVLLYGISPQLAPGAWGAAGVALLLGWIGPALNVPQAAMDLSPFGHLPKLPGGEMSWTPVLILTAIAVALTAAGLAALRRRDMST encoded by the coding sequence ATGACCGCCGCGACCACTGCCGTACGGGGCGCCACACGGCCCCGGGGCTACCGCCAACTCGCCGGTACCGGCACGCTGTTGAGGTTCTCCCTGCGCCGCGACCGGCTGATGATGCCGCTGTGGGTCGGTGTGATCGGCCTGTTGGTGCTGTCCATGCCGAACTCGCTGAAGTCCGTCTACGGCACCGCCGCCGAACGCGCCGACCTCGCCCGCCAGATGCTCACCAACACCTCCCTGCGCGCCACCTACGGGCCGGTGTTCGACGACTCGCTCGGCGGACTCACCGCCTGGCGCATCGGCGGCTACGCCGGTCTGTTCGCCGGAATCATGAGCCTGCTCGTCGTCGTACGGCACACCCGCGAGGAGGAGGAGAGCGGGCGCCAGGAACTCCTCTCGTCGGCGATGGTGGGGCGCCGGGCCCCGCTGACGGCGGCGCTGCTGGCCGCCCTCGTCGCCAACGGCGTGCTCGCGCTGCTCATCGCGGGCGGGCTGGCAGGCCGGGGCGGTGCCGGAGCGCTGGCCCTCGGGCTCGGCGTCGGGGGCGTCGGCATGGTCTTCGCCACCATGGCGGCGATCGTCGCCCAGCTCACCGAGAGCGCGCGGCTCGCCAAGGGGCTGACGGGCGGGCTGCTCGGCGCCGCGTTCGTGCTGCGGGCGGCGGGCGACTCGTCGACGAACGACGGTTCGTCCGTGCTGACCTGGGTGTCGCCGCTGGGGTGGCTGGAGAACGAACGCCCCTTCGCGCAGGAACGGTGGTGGGTGCTGCCGCTGTTCGTCGCGGCCGTGGCGATCCAGGGCGCGGTCGCCTACGAACTCGCCGGGCGGCGCGATGTCGGGATGAGCTTCCTGCCGACCCGGCCGGGGCCCGCGCGGGGGCGGCTCGGATCGGCCGGGGCACTGGCCTGGCGGCTGCAGAGGGGGGCCGTGCTGGGGTGGAGCCTCGGGTTCCTCGCCGCGGGGGCCGCGTTCGGCGGGATCACGAAGGGGGCCGCCGATCTGGTCGGGAGCAACGACAAGACCCGGCAGATCATCGAGCGGATGGGCGGACAGTCCGGGATCACGGACGCGTTCCTCGCGGCCATGGTCGGCATGCTGGGGATGGTGGCCGCGCTGTACGTCGTCTCTTCGGTGCTGCGCCTGCACGGTGAGGAGACCTCGCAGCGGGCGGAACCGGTGCTGGCGAACGCCGTGGGGCGGCTGCGGTGGGCCGGCGGACACCTGGTCGTCGCCTTCGGTGGCGCGGCGCTCATCATGGCGCTGGGCGGGCTCGGTCTCGGACTCGGGTACGGCCATGAGCTCGGGCCCGTGCTCGGCGCCTGCCTCGTCCAGGTCGCGGCGGTCTGGACGCTGGGCGGGCTGGCGGTCCTTCTCTACGGGATCTCGCCCCAACTGGCCCCCGGCGCCTGGGGCGCGGCCGGGGTCGCCCTCCTGCTGGGCTGGATCGGCCCCGCCCTGAACGTCCCTCAGGCCGCCATGGACCTCTCCCCCTTCGGCCATCTCCCCAAGCTGCCGGGCGGGGAGATGTCATGGACTCCGGTACTGATCCTGACGGCGATCGCGGTGGCCCTGACCGCCGCGGGGCTGGCCGCGTTGCGGCGACGGGACATGAGCACCTGA
- a CDS encoding cytochrome P450: protein MAASHTPQSPQTPSAFDPWNPEFVANPYPAYAELRERGRVHYYEPTDQWLVPHHADVSALLRERRLGRTYQHRYTHEDFGRTAPPPEHEPFHVLNDHGMLDLEPPDHTRIRRLVSKAFTPRTVEQLRPYVDRLANELVAGLVAAGGGDLLTDVAEPLPVAVIAEMLGIPESDRAPLRPWSADICGMYELNPSEETAAKAVRASVEFTEYLRELIAARRKEPGDDLISGLIAAHDEGDRLTEQEMISTCVLLLNAGHEATVNATVNGWWALFRNPDQLAALRGDRSLIPTAVEELMRYDTPLQLFERWVLDDIEIDGTTVPRGAEIALLFGSANHDPKVFASPESLDLSRTDNPHISFSAGIHYCIGAPLARLELAASLGALLEKAPTLALAAEPERKPNFVIRGLEGLSVVL from the coding sequence ATGGCAGCCTCGCACACCCCGCAGTCCCCGCAGACACCGTCGGCCTTCGATCCCTGGAACCCGGAGTTCGTGGCGAACCCGTACCCCGCGTACGCGGAGCTGCGCGAGCGCGGCCGGGTGCACTACTACGAGCCCACCGACCAGTGGCTGGTCCCGCACCACGCGGACGTGTCGGCGCTGCTGCGGGAGCGGCGCCTGGGCCGGACCTATCAGCACCGTTACACGCACGAGGACTTCGGGCGGACGGCACCTCCGCCCGAGCACGAGCCGTTCCACGTCCTCAACGACCACGGAATGCTGGACCTGGAGCCGCCGGACCACACGCGGATCCGACGTCTGGTCTCCAAGGCGTTCACGCCGCGTACGGTCGAGCAGCTCAGGCCCTATGTGGACCGGCTGGCGAACGAGCTGGTCGCCGGTCTGGTGGCGGCGGGCGGTGGTGATCTGCTCACCGATGTCGCCGAGCCGCTCCCGGTGGCCGTGATCGCCGAGATGCTGGGCATCCCGGAGTCGGACCGGGCGCCGCTCAGGCCGTGGTCGGCGGACATCTGCGGGATGTACGAGCTGAACCCTTCCGAGGAGACGGCGGCGAAGGCGGTCCGGGCGTCGGTGGAGTTCACGGAGTACCTCCGGGAGCTGATCGCGGCGCGCCGCAAGGAGCCGGGCGACGACCTGATCTCGGGGCTCATCGCCGCGCACGACGAGGGCGACCGTCTGACCGAGCAGGAGATGATCTCCACCTGCGTCCTGCTGCTGAACGCGGGGCACGAGGCGACGGTGAACGCCACGGTGAACGGGTGGTGGGCGCTGTTCCGCAACCCCGACCAGTTGGCGGCCCTGCGCGGCGACCGTTCGCTGATCCCCACGGCGGTGGAGGAGCTGATGCGCTACGACACCCCGCTCCAGCTCTTCGAACGGTGGGTTCTGGACGACATCGAGATCGACGGCACGACCGTTCCCCGGGGTGCGGAGATCGCCCTGCTCTTCGGCTCCGCCAACCACGACCCGAAGGTCTTCGCGTCCCCGGAGAGTCTGGACCTCTCCCGCACCGACAACCCCCACATCTCCTTCAGCGCCGGCATCCACTACTGCATCGGCGCCCCGCTGGCCCGTCTCGAACTGGCGGCGTCCTTGGGCGCTTTGCTGGAGAAGGCGCCGACACTCGCCCTCGCCGCGGAGCCGGAGCGCAAGCCGAACTTCGTGATCCGCGGGCTGGAGGGACTCAGCGTCGTGCTCTGA
- a CDS encoding response regulator yields the protein MTNGTIRVLIADDQVMVREGFSVLLGAMPDIEVVGEAVNGRDAVERVRELGPDVVLMDIRMPEMNGIEATREIVAADSAAKVLVLTTFDLDEYVYQALRAGASGFLLKDASARQLADGVRVVAAGEALLAPSVTKRLITEFSKLSDAPRLSATAQAAYGELTERETEVLVLIAQGLSNAEIASRLFVAESTIKTHVSRILVKLGLRDRTQAAVFAYEARLITPR from the coding sequence ATGACGAACGGCACCATCCGCGTCCTGATAGCCGACGACCAGGTGATGGTCCGCGAGGGCTTCTCGGTGCTGCTCGGCGCGATGCCGGACATCGAGGTGGTCGGCGAGGCGGTCAACGGACGGGACGCGGTCGAGCGGGTCCGTGAGCTCGGTCCGGACGTCGTGCTGATGGACATCCGCATGCCGGAGATGAACGGCATCGAGGCGACCCGGGAGATCGTCGCCGCGGACAGCGCCGCGAAGGTGCTGGTGCTGACCACCTTCGACCTCGACGAGTACGTGTACCAGGCGCTGCGCGCGGGAGCCTCCGGCTTTCTGCTCAAGGACGCCTCGGCGCGCCAACTCGCCGACGGGGTGCGGGTGGTGGCGGCCGGGGAGGCGTTGCTCGCTCCGTCCGTGACCAAGCGGCTGATCACCGAGTTCTCCAAGCTCTCGGACGCCCCGCGACTCTCGGCCACGGCGCAGGCGGCCTACGGCGAGCTGACCGAGCGGGAGACGGAGGTGCTGGTCCTGATCGCGCAGGGCCTGTCGAACGCGGAGATCGCCTCGCGGCTGTTCGTCGCCGAGTCCACGATCAAGACCCATGTGAGCCGGATCCTGGTGAAGCTGGGCCTGCGGGACCGCACACAGGCGGCGGTGTTCGCGTACGAGGCGCGGCTGATCACACCCAGGTGA
- a CDS encoding sensor histidine kinase — protein sequence MTETTQTQMKPPGGAKPRSPEFRLAADALRGLRQDLFHDAFAYRPLPRMRVDGPLTRRLPERVREHAAWTPHAVVAACGLLAMAVASTANQGGPGIGSLVPSLLALLPVLLTLVRPVGAFWFSMAATPFVVVFSDSWGDWPWPPGAFITHLVVLTVVALRTRPRTAAWMWVLTALYGSAAETVFGSGHYATDSIPLLFLAALALLLVTVLNIRRTAEQEVTAQQSETAHERSKRTLLEERTTIARELHDVVAHHMSVVAIQAEAAPYRVENPPPELEQAFVTIRENAVAALTELRRVLGVVRAADYEAPDAPQPTLADLGALLANVREAGLSVEKTVTGAVRELPQGVELSAYRIVQEALSNTLRHAPGATARVEIGYVLGGLGLRIVNGPAQTTTLVKSTHGAGHGITGMRERVTMLDGEMTTGETDDGGYEVTVFLPVPLRAAEETG from the coding sequence GTGACCGAGACGACCCAGACGCAGATGAAGCCGCCGGGCGGGGCCAAGCCCCGCAGCCCGGAGTTCCGGCTGGCCGCGGACGCCCTGCGCGGGCTGCGGCAGGACCTGTTCCACGATGCCTTCGCCTACCGTCCGCTGCCGCGGATGCGAGTGGACGGCCCGCTCACCCGACGCCTGCCCGAGCGCGTCAGGGAGCACGCGGCCTGGACTCCGCACGCCGTGGTCGCGGCGTGCGGACTGCTCGCGATGGCCGTCGCGAGCACCGCGAACCAAGGCGGCCCCGGCATCGGGAGTCTGGTGCCCAGCCTCCTCGCGCTGCTCCCGGTGCTGCTGACGCTCGTCCGGCCGGTCGGAGCCTTCTGGTTCTCCATGGCGGCGACACCGTTCGTGGTCGTGTTCAGCGACAGCTGGGGTGACTGGCCCTGGCCGCCGGGCGCCTTCATCACCCACCTGGTGGTGCTGACGGTCGTGGCGCTGCGGACCCGACCGCGTACCGCGGCCTGGATGTGGGTGCTGACCGCGTTGTACGGGTCGGCGGCCGAGACCGTATTCGGCTCCGGGCACTACGCGACCGACTCGATCCCCCTGCTGTTCCTCGCCGCTCTCGCCCTGCTGCTCGTCACCGTCCTGAACATACGCCGCACGGCGGAGCAGGAGGTGACCGCCCAGCAGTCGGAGACGGCGCACGAGCGCTCCAAGCGCACCCTCCTGGAGGAGCGCACCACGATCGCCCGCGAGCTGCACGACGTGGTCGCCCACCACATGTCGGTGGTCGCCATCCAGGCGGAGGCCGCGCCCTACCGGGTGGAGAACCCACCGCCCGAGCTGGAGCAGGCCTTCGTCACGATCCGGGAGAACGCGGTGGCGGCGCTCACCGAGCTGCGTCGCGTCCTCGGTGTCGTACGGGCCGCGGACTACGAGGCTCCGGACGCCCCGCAGCCCACCCTCGCCGACCTCGGCGCGCTCCTCGCCAATGTGCGGGAGGCGGGCCTGAGCGTGGAGAAGACGGTCACGGGCGCGGTGCGTGAACTCCCGCAGGGCGTGGAGCTGTCGGCGTACCGCATCGTCCAGGAGGCGCTGAGCAACACCCTGCGGCACGCGCCGGGCGCGACGGCCCGCGTCGAGATCGGCTACGTTCTCGGCGGGCTCGGCTTGCGCATAGTCAACGGCCCCGCGCAGACGACGACCCTGGTGAAGTCCACCCATGGCGCGGGGCACGGCATCACAGGGATGCGTGAGCGTGTCACGATGCTGGACGGTGAGATGACGACGGGCGAGACGGACGACGGGGGATACGAGGTGACGGTCTTCCTGCCGGTGCCGCTGCGGGCGGCGGAGGAAACCGGATGA
- a CDS encoding response regulator: MTSSTIRVLIADDQQMVRQGFTVLLNTQPDIEVVGQAVDGLDAIAKVAELAPDVVLMDIRMPELGGIDATRRITGETPHIKVLVLTTFDLDEYVYEALRAGASGFLLKDASADQLAEAVRVVAAGDALLAPGITRRLIAEFSRLDSTPRAPLKQRVGELTERETEVLALIAQGLSNAEIAERLVVAEQTVKTHVGRILVKLGLRDRTQAAVFAYESGLVRPSGY, encoded by the coding sequence ATGACGAGCAGCACCATCCGCGTACTGATCGCCGACGACCAGCAGATGGTCCGCCAGGGTTTCACCGTGCTGCTCAACACCCAGCCCGACATCGAGGTGGTCGGCCAGGCGGTCGACGGCCTGGACGCGATCGCCAAGGTCGCCGAACTCGCCCCGGACGTCGTGCTGATGGACATCCGTATGCCCGAACTCGGCGGCATCGACGCGACCAGACGCATCACCGGCGAGACCCCGCACATCAAGGTGCTGGTGCTCACCACCTTCGACCTCGACGAGTACGTGTACGAGGCGCTGCGTGCCGGCGCCTCCGGGTTCCTGCTCAAGGACGCGTCCGCCGACCAGCTGGCCGAGGCGGTACGGGTGGTGGCGGCGGGCGACGCGTTGCTCGCCCCCGGGATCACCCGCCGTCTCATCGCCGAGTTCTCCCGCCTGGACTCCACACCCCGTGCCCCGCTCAAGCAGCGCGTGGGCGAGCTGACCGAGCGGGAGACGGAGGTGCTGGCCCTCATCGCGCAGGGCCTGTCGAACGCGGAGATCGCCGAGCGCCTGGTCGTCGCCGAGCAGACCGTGAAGACCCATGTGGGCCGCATCCTGGTGAAACTGGGCCTGCGCGACCGCACCCAGGCCGCGGTCTTCGCCTACGAGTCGGGCCTGGTACGCCCGTCCGGCTACTGA
- a CDS encoding sensor histidine kinase, producing the protein MTSAEPRPPSSEPSSEPTRALLREVLTDLTSPSAAPLPPLSRPRWLRWLPHVVLCLIALGLALAGVAELNDTYRLGVPLGEVTGAAQGVAIALALRRPVPAWWLSLGATLLAAAGARSHMMADIRAPRPDWPWSSPALVAQAFVLFLLALRLPTRVAIGALSVTALLTYVMQGLVGGQLYHSTGFLAVVVFAAVVLLGIALRGRREARTQLVEQASQTEEERARRTVLEERSRIARELHDVVAHHMSVISIQAQVAPHLVENPSDELKENLEGIRQNALEALTELRRVLGVLRSENPEDPYGLGAGTGAAPNSPQPTLDRLDALVENTRVAGLQVTTEITGEQLPLPPGVELSAYRIIQEALSNALRHAPGSVVRVELWHFPRGLQVRVINSRPERPAPPSPGAGHGLLGMRERAAMLGGTLVTSETAHGGFVVAAFLPRDGAVTGDAPSTDLSPPPTTDPSSAPSPAPSPATSPSTDVDRPGRTGDESR; encoded by the coding sequence GTGACCAGCGCCGAGCCGAGGCCCCCGAGCAGCGAGCCGAGCAGCGAGCCGACCCGTGCGCTCCTGCGTGAAGTCCTCACCGACCTCACCTCACCGTCGGCGGCCCCGCTGCCCCCGCTGTCCCGGCCTCGTTGGCTGCGCTGGCTGCCGCACGTGGTGCTGTGCCTGATCGCGCTCGGGCTCGCACTCGCGGGCGTGGCCGAGCTGAACGACACCTACCGACTCGGCGTCCCGCTGGGTGAGGTGACCGGGGCCGCGCAGGGCGTCGCGATCGCCCTCGCCCTGCGGCGGCCCGTGCCGGCCTGGTGGCTGTCGCTGGGCGCCACGCTCCTGGCCGCCGCCGGGGCCAGGTCGCACATGATGGCGGACATCCGAGCGCCGCGCCCCGACTGGCCGTGGAGTTCGCCCGCGCTGGTCGCGCAGGCCTTCGTGCTCTTCCTGCTGGCGCTGCGGCTGCCCACACGGGTGGCCATCGGCGCGCTGTCCGTGACCGCCCTGCTGACGTACGTCATGCAGGGCCTGGTCGGCGGACAGCTGTACCACTCGACGGGGTTCCTGGCGGTCGTCGTCTTCGCCGCGGTGGTCCTCCTCGGCATCGCCCTGCGCGGCCGCCGCGAGGCCCGCACCCAGCTCGTCGAACAGGCCTCGCAGACCGAGGAGGAGCGTGCCCGCCGCACCGTCCTGGAGGAGCGCAGCCGGATCGCGCGCGAGCTGCACGACGTGGTCGCCCACCACATGTCGGTGATCTCCATCCAGGCCCAGGTCGCTCCGCACCTGGTCGAGAACCCCTCCGACGAACTGAAGGAGAACCTCGAGGGCATCCGGCAGAACGCCCTGGAGGCGCTCACCGAGCTGCGCCGCGTCCTCGGCGTGCTGCGCTCCGAGAACCCCGAGGACCCGTACGGCCTCGGTGCCGGCACCGGTGCCGCCCCCAACTCCCCGCAGCCCACGCTCGACCGCCTCGACGCCCTCGTCGAGAACACCCGCGTCGCCGGTCTCCAGGTGACCACGGAGATCACCGGTGAGCAGCTCCCGCTGCCGCCCGGCGTGGAGCTGTCGGCGTACCGGATCATCCAGGAGGCACTGAGCAACGCGCTGCGGCACGCGCCCGGTTCGGTGGTCCGCGTCGAGCTGTGGCACTTCCCGCGCGGGCTGCAGGTGCGGGTGATCAATTCCAGACCCGAGCGTCCCGCCCCGCCGTCCCCGGGCGCGGGGCACGGGCTGCTCGGCATGCGGGAGCGCGCCGCGATGCTGGGCGGCACCCTCGTGACCTCCGAGACCGCGCACGGCGGTTTCGTGGTGGCGGCCTTCCTGCCCCGCGACGGCGCGGTCACGGGCGACGCCCCCTCCACCGACCTTTCCCCTCCCCCTACCACCGACCCTTCGTCTGCCCCTTCCCCTGCCCCTTCCCCCGCCACCTCCCCATCCACCGACGTCGATCGCCCAGGCCGCACAGGAGACGAGAGCCGATGA